The genomic DNA TGGGCAAAACAGCAGCGCACGGGCCATGCTTCGTTTTTTTCCCCGCGCGTGAAAATGTCGCTCAACGCCAAAAGCCCTCCAGGCCGCAGGACCCGGAAAAATTCCGCCATGCTGCGGGCTTTGTCCGTCAGGTTCCAGGCGCATTCGCAGATGATCAGATCCAGGCTGGCGGGCGACAGAGGGAGATGGGACACATCGGCCCGGACAACGCGGCCCTCTGGCGCTTCGCGCAGAAAGGCCGCGTTCATGTCGAGGCCGATTCCTCGCGCGCCGAGTTTTTCCAGCAGGATCAAGGTCGCACCGCAGCCGCAGCCGGCGTCAAGCACGGTGTTGCCCGGCCTGACCGCCGCGAGTTCAAGCAGCCTTTTCGTCAGTTCCGTGCCGCCTGGTCGCAGCGTCTGCCCCAGAAAGGCCCGGACCGGGGTGGACGTGTAGAGTTCATTTGTCCTCAAGCAGTTGTTCCACTTCAAAGATTCGCCCCAGGGCCAGTTCCTCGTAAATCAGAACGGCGCCACATTTGGGGCAGACCGGCAGTTCGACCTGAAAGGTATTGCCCAGATAGTCGAGCTCCACTTTCCCCGGCACGAGCCGTTCGCCGCAGGGTTCGCAGATCCAGTCCATGTCCTGGGGTAAAAAAGTCAGACTCATATTCTGCCTCCCGCGATGCGCATGCGGTGGCTCCAGGCACGGAGCACCTCGAACGCGCCATTGTCTTCCCTGACTTCGGCCCAGAACGTGACTTCGCCAAGTTCGGCGGAAGCGATTTTGCGGCCGTCGGAGCCATGGCGGAACCATCGTCCGTCCCGCGTTGCCTGATGAAGCACCTGCCGCAGATCATCGAGCATGATGCGGCGTTCCTCAAGCATGGCCGCGACCGGTTCGGCCACGACCAGACCTACGGATTCCCATTGCTGCCGGGGCATTTCATCATGACCGAATCGGGACAGGATCATATTTTTGAGTTTGCGCCGGTTCATGCGCCGCGCCGAAATGCCGGCCGGGGCTTCCGAGGCGTCGTGGGCCGTTTCTGGAAAAAGCAGATCCAAAATATGCAGCACCGGCTTGCCGGTTTTGGCCAGTTGTTCCCGGCACATGGCACAATAAGTCAAAAAGTCCGCATCGGACTGCGCGACCCGCGTTTGGGCCACCTTGCGCGCCAGGGCCGGGTTGGCGTTGTCCATGAGTCCGCCGAAGCCGCAACATTCGGTCAGCTCTCCGGACATGGGCAGGTCGGCCAGGGGTTGGGAAGCCGACCGAAGCAGGACGCGGACCGCGTTTCGCGTTTCCGCGTCGTGACGGGAGGTGCACGGGTCCGAAAGCGCGAGCGCGGCGGATCCAGCAACCGGCCGTACGTCATGCGCGGCCAAAACCGCCCAGACCGAAACAGCGTTCAGACTCGGGAGATGGTCGCGGAACATTTTAAGGCAGGTTGAACAGGCCGTGATGACCACGGGCCGCCCCATGTCATCCCAGGTTGCCTCGAGTTGTCGGGCCAGACCCGAGAATTCATCCTCCCGGCCGGCCCAATGGGCCGGAGCCGCGCAGCAATCCAGCCAGATTCCGGTTTTGGGCTCCAGCTCCAGCAGTTTTTCGTACAGCCGCATGGTTTGGTCCGGGCGGATCCCGCCCAATTGACAGCCAGGGAAAAACAATGCGGTGCTGCCCGATGTCCCCGGCGCGTGACAGGCCAGGGCCGCCTGCTCGCTTTTGGCCGAGCGCATTTCCTCCAGGGCGAACCAGTGGGCCGAAGGTGGCATGCGTTTGGTGCGGACCATCTCGCGCCGGGCATCCAGACACATGGAGGCCATGGAAAAATCGTTGGGACAGACAACCTCGCACTGCCCGCACAAGGAACAGGAATTGATGAATTTATTGGCCTGGCGCATGCCCTGGACAATGGCCAGGTTGTTGAACACGCGGCGGGCGTATGTTTTCGGGTAGCCGTCATTGTCCTTGAGGTACACGCAGTGCTTGACGCATTCCAGGCACTGACAGTCGAGACAGCGCCCGGCTTCGGCCATGGCTTCCTCGCGGGTGTATCCGGTCGGGTTGGCGGGCGTGACGCGCGGTCTGGGTTTGACTCCCTTGGTGTTGGTGTAGAGCGCCGTGTGCCCGTTGCGGAGTAAAACCCGGCTCAGGGTCAGGGACGCGCCCTGCAAAAACCTGTCAATGGAAACAGCTGCCTCGCGCCCGTGGGAGATTGCGGTGATGAAGCGGGTGGCGCTGTCCGTCATGTTCATGCCGCCCGTGAACCAACCGCTTTTTTCCAGGGCAAAGGTCACGGGGTCGGGGAGGGTGAGCTGTTCCAGGAGATCGTCCGCGATAGTGTCATCCTGACCTACATAGATGGCGTCCGCCGCGTGTTCGGCGATCAACGCGGCGTTTAAAACCGGTGCCGTTTGAAACGAAACATGCAGGGCGCCCAGGCGGTTTACTTCGTCGGTCAGAATGTGGGGCGGCAAAACGGACTCCGGCAACCCGCGCAGCCATCCGCCGGGGGCCGCGTCCAAATGACGGACCATGACCGGATAGCCCTTTTTCGCCAGATCAAAGGCCACGCACAAACTGCTTGGCCCGGAGCCGATGACCAGCACTTTTTTCGGCCGGGCAGGCAGCCGCATCGCTTTGCCCTTGGTTTGTCCTTCCGCGATGCACAGGCGCTCCAGCAGGCCCAGACTGATCGCGCCGCCAAGATCCTTGCGCACGCAGAATTTCTCGCAGGGAGCTTCGCACAATCGCGCCGTGATGGGAGCAAAGGGCATGCTTTTTTCCAGCACGGCCCTGGCGGCATCCATGTCCCCCCTGGCCATGGCCAGGGCAAACGCCCGTCCGTCAACTCCCAAGGGGCATCCTGCTCGGCACGCAGGCGGTTCTTCCTGAATGCATGTGGCTTCCAATTCGCGCAGTTCCTTCTGGTCCATGCCCTCTCCTTGAAAATAAAAAAGCCCTCCGGACGCCAGCGCGTCCGGAGGGGATAAACGGGTATTACTTCTTCATTGCGGCCAGAACCTTTTCAGGACGGGCCGGCAGATCATGAATGCGGGCACCGCAGGCATTGTAGATGGCGTTGCACACAGCCGCGTGCGGGGCGGTCAGCGGCATTTCGCCGACACCGGAAGCGCCGAAGGGGCCATCGGGACGT from Deltaproteobacteria bacterium includes the following:
- a CDS encoding methyltransferase domain-containing protein; this encodes MKWNNCLRTNELYTSTPVRAFLGQTLRPGGTELTKRLLELAAVRPGNTVLDAGCGCGATLILLEKLGARGIGLDMNAAFLREAPEGRVVRADVSHLPLSPASLDLIICECAWNLTDKARSMAEFFRVLRPGGLLALSDIFTRGEKNEAWPVRCCFAQATDLGTVVEHVVEAGFTLDLLEDHSPLLARTAAEFVFRHGSLHGFWQAVTGDADLAQAACRAAHAARPGLFLLMARRS
- a CDS encoding DNA-binding protein, which gives rise to MSLTFLPQDMDWICEPCGERLVPGKVELDYLGNTFQVELPVCPKCGAVLIYEELALGRIFEVEQLLEDK